The stretch of DNA ATGAATGAAAGTTTATGAAAGTTTAACCAAACATGCCAGAACAATTCGTGTGGAAGCCTTAAGGCTCAAGAAGGATGGTAAAATTCAACAAGTGTCTACCAGGGATGGAGTTGTCATTGTGAAGTCCAGGAAATCTACCACGAACGTCGAATGTTATTCTATGGAACATTTACACAACATCGCTATATGAGCCTATCCATGCATTTCTTCTCTTTCCTTCATATTTACTCCATGATTCCATTCTTGCGTTTCCCATGTTTCCTTCCCCGCCTGAAAGTCATTATATTACATCGATTAAACCTGTTTTCTTGCAATTCTAATTTTTTCCTTAAAATTATTCTTGCTTTGAATCCGATCATTATAATATCCTTGATTTATATAAATAGTGCAACACAAAAATTTAAtaatgaagaaaatttgaaaaaaaaatcaatggaaTGCATCGTCTCATTTTGATGTTGAATATTATAGACAAAGAAGGGTGTTCCTAAACGCATCTTTTTTAAATCTTAGGAATGACGCTACTTATCGAGTTTTTAGTACTGCAAAAATTAAGATGTCACGACACTGGTAATTTGGTTGTATGGTTATTTTTTTACAGGTACCATCATTCTAGAGCTTCAGCTCTATCTTGTgcttttttgattgaatgtttcATATCTAGATATATGTGGGCAATTAtcatcaggatttttttttctcactttaCAATTACTTTTTGATTCTtaagaataataaaaaattggaaCTTGGTTCCGAACCACATCACCTTGTTCCAAAACACGGTCAAGTCGTGTAGGGGAAGGGAGGGTAAGCTCGCCACTGAGGATAAGACCGGCACCCActgagttttactagaaaactctgatTAACTACGTTCTGGAATACTctacatgttagtatttattattttagacgttttcaatcacatcgaacccaccgtgatccgtcaattgtcaaaatataaattaaaacaAACGCGATTGCCGATGATATGTAGCCGGATGTAATTTTCCGTCAGTGAAGTTCaagcttttattgttgaacgcggtttcaaattcttttccgttgctctacagtttgtcccctggattgttagcaatcactgggattcgagttgaggtaagttaaagcaataagttaatagaaatagtcttcTTGAAAAATGTGTGCTGCCGGGGTAAGTCCGTCACCCTTTCAGTGGGGGATCCCGGCATGGTTTGCGTTTAATTGAAGGTTTCAAagacatattttccatcaatttcagatgcctcgcagctaccaaaggaaaacgaatcgagggagttggtcccaggagaacctcacccttgcaaaagaggctattgttagtggagtttctatcaaacgtgcttccacgacttttgaactactgatgtaaatttaatgttggatttaagctgttcgataaaattaaatgaacttcatcattgaacgaaaaataatggcTGTATGGTcttaacgaaaataaaaaaactaattacaactaaacataatttaattagttttattgccatcataatcacaaaaacatgaaaaaatttacCTACAGTCATGAACTCATTCTTCTCTGTGATTACAAGGCGAATCCTAGTGTGATTGAAAGCCGTCGTATGACGGATATTGATTCAAGTAAGAAGAAAAACTGACCACCggtaagtgttcaatgtggtcctagattccattaaacttgtaattgaattgtggtgtggtttggtggtttcttctccatattccatgttcatcggaacttgttccgaccatatctccggaatcggttgagcgattcgaaccatactcgacagcgacatttagaattagaatacctTCTATTTGCCGACTGTCACATTCAAACTAATTCATCTGTTGCCAAGTAtatatattgagaaattgagatgACGGTCTTACCCCATAGGGTTCCGGTGTTACCCCCATGGGGTGccggtttcacccgcactggttgatgagcttcatttttatggcagtttttttaaattgactatTACTTGAGAAAATGTACTGATATTCCTTATATCTAATGGCAAATAAActagacaatgattctgtgGAGGAAACAAATCAATATGTGCCCGCAGATCgcacaaaacaatacttttccttagggggtcgggcataccccccattcccctatgtattttcaatttgaaCAGCACATCCCGATGATCATACCATCATCGCTCTAGGACcgccatttttttcatgttgaaaaaGGTACTTCTGATTGTGCTTCTATATTTCTCTTTAATGAAACTCGTGAACCACATCAACTGGTAAAAAACAGAGTAAAATGGTTTTGCTATACAATTCAATGTTGAAGtcggtaaaaaatattttgaacgcTTTAAGGACTTCATTATTTGGAGGACTGGTTTAGGACTACCAATTGTGAAACTAGCTAGAACGAAGAGAATCGAGAAAAAACTCCAGCTCTCTTTCAGTGAGAAAACCATGTAAACACACGAAAGTTATAGATTGAAATCAATAGTTTCTCCAATAATAATCAATCAAAGTGAAGCAGTTCATGGGTAGACTAAGAGACATCATTCGATTCCGAAAGATAACACAGAGATGTTGaattaaatatttttgttaTTGATTAACGATTTTTGTGACCCTCTGCGATTTTGGTTGATTTATTCCTCGAATTCATCCATAGCTTCCTCGTGATCCATGTGGGAACGGTATCCACCTTTTCCGCCGCCATATCCACCCTTGCTGCCGCCACCGTATCCGCCCTTGCTTGGGATGCATGGAACCTTCGCCACGCTAGGAGCGCATCCCACTAGCAGACTAGCTCCACATTTGGCCGATGGAGCCTTCGCGGCATAAGTGTGCACAACCGGTGCGTAGCCACCACCACCTCCGTAACCTCCTTTCGGTGCTGGCGCAGCGTATCCTTTCGGCGCCTCGTACTTGGCCGGAGCGCCATAGCCTCCGCTCGATTCGTATCCTCCTTTGGGGGCCTCGTACTTGGATGGTGGAGGCGCGCCGTAATCGGCCAAAGCACCTGCGATGATCGAAACGAAAACCGCGACGACGACGATGAACTTGTTCATGGTGAATGCTAGTTGTTGAGACCGCGGGTTGTACCGATGGGAACTTGGACGGACTGCGACTGATGAGTGTTGGGATGAAGTCCGGCTGATTTTATAACTCTCCGGAAGACTGGCAGTGTGGAACGCCAGTGCGTAGGAAATGAGTGATAGTTGCTGTGCAAACATTGCGTTGTATGAATTTCAGAACGGTACAATAACTCGGTCAACAATAAACATTGCGTATATGTTGAAGCTTCGCACTGAGTGAGTGGGCTATCCCCGTTTGTGCTATTATAGAAAAGCACTGTGTTAGCAACATTGCGAGTTATATAACTTCAATTAAATAACCAGGTGTTTgttgctgaggttttttttttggtgattaTTCAAGCTACGCTATGCGAATTCTGCTTTCCAATGTCACTGTCCTTGTTTTTACCTAGGCAACTATGAAATCATGCTTTCAAATTGAATTGGCTCTCAATGTTTCCTTCTGAAAACGATCTCTCAATGAGTGCCCAATAGTATTTCCAAGGTCCGatcagtttgtttgtttttccattGAATCAGTTTTCCTTGGTATCAGAGgatccattttttgagtgtttGAGTTTTTAGCTTTAGCGCCGATCATGATTGGGTTCGAGTATTCGGAGATGATGAACAACAAttcatatattcatatttttttcttttttggctTCCATTTTCGATTAATCATGAAAGGTAGACATTTCCAAACATTGTAGTTGTACagctattattatttttattattttggaattaACCATACTTTATTCATACCTACTTCATGAGTACGGACTGAGTAGAGATTCATGGAGTCGTATGTGAAAGTATGGCAGAGAAAATTTTGTTTCCAActcgtttatttgtaaggctcgaTTGCGTTAGCTTCACAgtgccgaaaaatcatttttaattgTTTAATAATAATGTATCAATATCTAATATCCTAATATTAAACTTAATGTATAAAATCTTGATTTCTCAATATTTGATAACTAGTATGATAATATCTAATGTTTCAATATTAATCtcagtatatatatataatcttgTTTCTTAAAACCAGCTATCTAGTAGAATTAGACcgataattggaaaaattcatcgtttgAATTCTatctaaggaccgtatcgttatttatgggtacgccttagagtctccgtctgaaaaagactatagcttgttttgacagctgtttatttttctcctgttgttgacacagttagcgttcagttagcattgttaaaagatcgttttttcctaaaagtgcaatcatgagagggctaacagaagaaaaacgaaaatccattgtgaccagatactgctccgaaacaggaatatca from Toxorhynchites rutilus septentrionalis strain SRP chromosome 3, ASM2978413v1, whole genome shotgun sequence encodes:
- the LOC129776021 gene encoding vitelline membrane protein 15a-2-like → MNKFIVVVAVFVSIIAGALADYGAPPPSKYEAPKGGYESSGGYGAPAKYEAPKGYAAPAPKGGYGGGGGYAPVVHTYAAKAPSAKCGASLLVGCAPSVAKVPCIPSKGGYGGGSKGGYGGGKGGYRSHMDHEEAMDEFEE